A window of the Pseudomonas sp. B21_DOA genome harbors these coding sequences:
- a CDS encoding D-aminoacylase, with product MQYDILIRNALVIDGSNTPGYRADVAILNGRIERIGDLHDARASEEIDAAGRVLAPGFIDVHTHDDTVVIRQPEMLPKLSQGVTTVIVGNCGISASPVTLKGNPPDPMNLLGSAAAFVYPRFSDYRAAVEAANTTLNVAALVGHTALRSNHLDDLFRTATPGEITAMREQLRESLEAGALGLSTGLAYASAFNASTDEVMQLTEELTAFGAVYTTHLRSEFAPVLEAMDEAFQIGRHAQSPVIISHLKCAGVGNWGRSPQLLAALEEAAKTHPVGCDCYPYAASSSTLDLKQVTDAHRITITWSTPHPEVSGRDLIDIAGEWKLSLEETAKRLQPAGAVYYGMDEADVRRILAHPLSMVGSDGLPEDPFPHPRLWGAFPRVLGHFSRDVGLFPLHTAVHKMTGLSAARFGLQERGEIREGHWADLVLFDPATVRDVADFNDPQRAAQGIDGVWVNGVLSYRDGQANGARAGRFLARQGDLRDNFR from the coding sequence ATGCAGTACGACATCCTGATCCGCAACGCGCTGGTCATCGACGGCAGCAACACGCCGGGCTACCGCGCAGACGTCGCGATTCTCAATGGTCGCATCGAGCGCATCGGCGACCTGCACGATGCTCGCGCCAGCGAAGAAATCGACGCCGCCGGCCGGGTGCTGGCGCCGGGTTTCATCGACGTGCACACCCACGACGACACCGTGGTCATCCGCCAGCCCGAGATGCTGCCCAAGCTCAGCCAGGGCGTGACCACGGTGATTGTCGGCAACTGCGGCATCAGCGCTTCGCCGGTCACTTTGAAGGGCAATCCGCCGGATCCGATGAACCTGCTCGGCAGCGCAGCGGCGTTCGTCTACCCGCGTTTCAGCGACTACCGCGCCGCCGTCGAAGCGGCCAATACCACGCTGAATGTCGCCGCGCTGGTTGGCCACACGGCGCTGCGCAGCAATCACCTCGACGACTTGTTCCGCACCGCAACGCCCGGCGAAATCACCGCCATGCGTGAGCAGTTGCGCGAAAGCCTTGAGGCCGGCGCGTTGGGCTTATCCACAGGCCTGGCCTACGCCAGCGCCTTCAACGCGTCCACCGATGAGGTCATGCAACTGACCGAAGAACTGACGGCGTTCGGCGCGGTGTACACCACCCATCTGCGCAGCGAATTCGCCCCGGTCTTGGAGGCGATGGACGAAGCATTTCAAATCGGCCGACACGCGCAATCACCCGTGATCATTTCCCACCTCAAATGCGCCGGCGTCGGTAACTGGGGGCGCAGTCCGCAATTGCTCGCAGCGCTGGAAGAGGCAGCGAAAACCCATCCGGTCGGCTGCGATTGCTACCCGTACGCGGCGAGTTCTTCGACGCTGGATTTGAAGCAAGTCACCGACGCCCACCGCATCACCATCACCTGGTCGACGCCGCACCCGGAAGTCAGCGGGCGCGACCTGATCGACATTGCTGGCGAATGGAAGCTGTCGCTGGAAGAAACCGCGAAACGTCTGCAACCGGCGGGCGCGGTGTACTACGGCATGGACGAGGCCGATGTCAGAAGAATCCTCGCCCATCCGCTTTCGATGGTCGGCTCTGACGGACTGCCCGAAGACCCGTTCCCGCATCCGCGCCTGTGGGGCGCTTTCCCACGGGTCCTTGGCCATTTCAGTCGCGACGTCGGGTTGTTTCCGCTGCACACCGCCGTGCACAAGATGACCGGCCTGTCGGCGGCGCGTTTTGGCTTGCAGGAAAGGGGCGAGATTCGTGAAGGGCATTGGGCGGATCTGGTGTTGTTCGATCCGGCGACCGTGCGTGACGTGGCCGATTTCAACGATCCGCAGCGGGCGGCGCAGGGGATCGACGGGGTTTGGGTCAACGGCGTGTTGAGTTATCGCGACGGGCAGGCGAATGGGGCGAGGGCAGGGCGGTTTCTTGCGCGACAGGGCGACCTGCGCGACAACTTTCGTTAA
- a CDS encoding VOC family protein — MSFGKTTPILRIFDEAKAVEFYVDFLGFKIDWQHRFEANFPLYLQVSRGECVLHLSEHHGDACPGSALRIETDELEAFQQQLMAKDYQFSHPQIQAMPWGSQDMTIADPFGNRLVFTNAISL; from the coding sequence ATGAGCTTCGGCAAAACCACCCCGATCCTGCGGATCTTCGATGAGGCCAAGGCTGTCGAGTTCTACGTCGATTTTCTTGGTTTCAAGATCGACTGGCAGCATCGCTTCGAAGCGAATTTTCCGCTGTATCTGCAGGTGTCACGGGGCGAGTGTGTGCTGCATCTGTCCGAGCATCACGGCGATGCCTGCCCGGGTTCGGCGCTGCGTATCGAGACCGATGAGCTGGAGGCGTTTCAGCAGCAACTGATGGCCAAGGATTACCAGTTCTCGCATCCGCAGATTCAGGCGATGCCTTGGGGCAGTCAGGACATGACGATTGCTGATCCGTTTGGTAATCGGTTGGTGTTTACCAATGCGATCAGTCTTTGA
- a CDS encoding FAD-binding oxidoreductase, whose amino-acid sequence MRRWNGWGEAGTVVELPAQGATFLHERLGAGRALPDATLAAALAQVPTSRLVPHRLYSVDTHDRLLHARGQSLPDWLALREGALGTYPDAVAFPETAEQIRQLLALAHDQDLCLIPYGGGTSVAGHINPPNSTRPVLTVSLARMNRLTDLDEQSLLATFGPGASGPQVESQLRARGYTLGHFPQSWELSTLGGWVASRSSGQQSLRYGRIEQLFAGGTLETFAGPLQIPTFPASAAGPDLREMVLGCEGRFGIISEVKMRVSALPTDERFYGVFLPDWPQALQAIRQLAQARVPLSMLRLSNAVETETQLALAGHPQQIAWLEKYLKLRGAGDGKCLLTFGVTGNRQQNALSLKQARQHLKAFGGVFTGTLLGKKWAQNRFRFPYLRENLWNAGYVVDTLETATDWSNVDHLLSLIENSLRDALAAEGERVHVFTHLSHVYGEGSSIYTTYVFRPAADYAATLARWRMLKHAASQTIVDNHGTISHQHGVGKDHAPYLLREKGPLAMQTLQALSEHFDPEGRLNPGTLLPESRP is encoded by the coding sequence ATGCGACGCTGGAACGGCTGGGGAGAGGCAGGCACGGTGGTCGAACTGCCGGCCCAGGGCGCGACATTTCTCCACGAACGCTTGGGCGCTGGCCGGGCATTGCCCGATGCGACCTTGGCGGCGGCGTTGGCGCAAGTGCCGACTTCGCGCCTGGTGCCGCATCGCTTGTACAGCGTCGATACTCACGATCGCCTGCTGCACGCGCGCGGCCAGAGCCTGCCGGACTGGTTGGCGCTGCGCGAAGGCGCGCTGGGTACTTATCCCGATGCCGTGGCGTTTCCTGAAACGGCCGAACAGATCCGCCAATTGCTGGCGCTCGCCCATGATCAGGATCTGTGCCTGATTCCCTACGGCGGCGGCACGTCGGTGGCCGGGCACATTAATCCGCCAAACTCCACGCGCCCGGTGCTGACGGTGTCGCTGGCGCGAATGAATCGCCTGACCGACCTCGACGAACAGAGCCTGTTGGCGACGTTCGGCCCCGGCGCCAGCGGGCCGCAAGTCGAAAGCCAGTTGCGCGCGCGCGGCTACACGCTGGGGCATTTCCCGCAGTCGTGGGAGCTGTCGACCCTGGGCGGTTGGGTGGCCAGCCGTTCCAGTGGTCAGCAGTCGTTGCGCTACGGGCGGATCGAGCAATTGTTCGCGGGCGGCACCCTGGAAACGTTCGCCGGGCCTTTGCAGATTCCGACGTTCCCGGCGTCGGCGGCAGGTCCCGATCTGCGTGAAATGGTGCTCGGTTGCGAGGGCCGTTTCGGGATCATTTCCGAAGTCAAAATGCGGGTCAGTGCGTTGCCGACGGACGAGCGTTTCTACGGCGTGTTTCTGCCCGATTGGCCGCAGGCGCTGCAAGCAATCCGGCAACTGGCGCAGGCGCGCGTACCGTTGTCGATGCTGCGTCTGTCCAACGCGGTGGAAACCGAAACGCAACTGGCGCTGGCCGGCCATCCGCAACAGATCGCCTGGCTGGAAAAGTACCTCAAGCTGCGCGGCGCCGGCGACGGCAAATGCCTGCTGACCTTCGGCGTCACCGGCAATCGCCAGCAAAACGCACTGTCACTGAAACAGGCGCGCCAGCATCTGAAAGCCTTCGGCGGCGTATTCACCGGTACCCTGCTGGGCAAGAAGTGGGCGCAGAACCGCTTCCGTTTTCCCTACTTGCGCGAGAACCTGTGGAACGCCGGTTACGTGGTCGACACCCTTGAAACCGCCACCGACTGGAGCAATGTCGACCACTTGCTCAGCCTCATCGAAAACAGCCTGCGCGACGCCTTGGCCGCCGAGGGCGAACGCGTGCATGTCTTCACTCATCTCTCGCACGTTTACGGCGAGGGCTCGAGCATTTACACCACCTACGTGTTTCGTCCGGCAGCCGACTATGCCGCGACGCTGGCGCGCTGGCGGATGCTCAAACACGCGGCCAGCCAGACCATCGTCGACAACCACGGCACCATCAGCCACCAGCATGGCGTCGGCAAGGATCACGCGCCGTATCTGCTGCGCGAAAAAGGCCCGCTGGCGATGCAGACGTTGCAGGCGCTGAGCGAACATTTCGACCCGGAAGGGCGCCTCAACCCGGGCACGTTATTGCCAGAGTCGCGGCCATGA
- a CDS encoding FGGY-family carbohydrate kinase has product MKYLLAIDNGTQSVRALLFDLQGNLLGKGKVDLQAYYSTQPGWAEQDPEYYWAKLGEACQQLWQQTGIDRAQIAGVSLTTQRGTVINVDAKGKPLRPAIVWLDQRQTEVEGSIKGPWGWLFKLVGAKATVDYFRAQAEANWIARHQPEVWAATDEFLLLSGFLTHRLCGRFVDSVGCCVGYLPFDFKRLKWAAPRDWKWQALAVRPEQLPTLHKPGETLGYITTEAARHTGIPEGLPLIAAGADKACEVIGSGVVDARTVCLSYGTTATITSTRSRYLEIVPLIPPYPSAVPDQYNCEVMIYRGYWMVSWFKNEFGLREMQQAKEQGIEPEQLFDALVDEVPPGSMGLMLQPYWSPGIREPGVEAKGAMIGFGDVHTRAHIYRAILEGLAYALRQGMENIERRSKVSIQRLRVAGGGSQSDAAMQLTANIFGLPAERPHVYEASGLGAAICCAVGLGLHRDFPSAIAAMTRVGAVFTPQPEAQKVYEQLYREVYLRMYRQLKPLYQSIRKITGYPE; this is encoded by the coding sequence ATGAAATACCTGTTAGCGATCGACAACGGCACCCAGAGCGTGCGCGCGTTGCTCTTCGATCTGCAGGGCAATCTGCTCGGCAAAGGCAAAGTCGATCTGCAGGCGTACTACTCGACGCAACCCGGTTGGGCCGAGCAGGACCCGGAATATTACTGGGCGAAACTCGGCGAGGCCTGCCAGCAACTCTGGCAGCAGACCGGCATCGACCGTGCGCAGATTGCCGGCGTGTCCCTGACCACCCAGCGCGGCACAGTGATCAACGTGGACGCCAAGGGCAAACCGCTACGCCCGGCAATTGTCTGGCTCGATCAACGCCAGACCGAGGTCGAGGGCAGCATCAAAGGGCCGTGGGGCTGGCTGTTCAAACTGGTCGGCGCCAAGGCGACGGTGGATTATTTTCGCGCCCAGGCCGAGGCCAACTGGATCGCCCGGCATCAGCCCGAGGTGTGGGCGGCGACTGACGAGTTTTTGCTGCTCTCGGGTTTTCTGACTCATCGCCTGTGCGGACGCTTCGTCGATTCGGTCGGCTGCTGCGTCGGTTATCTGCCCTTCGACTTCAAACGCCTGAAATGGGCGGCGCCGCGCGACTGGAAATGGCAGGCACTGGCGGTACGCCCCGAGCAGTTGCCGACCCTGCACAAACCCGGCGAAACCCTCGGCTACATCACGACCGAAGCCGCTCGGCACACCGGCATCCCCGAGGGCCTGCCGTTGATTGCCGCAGGCGCAGACAAGGCCTGCGAAGTGATCGGCTCCGGCGTGGTCGATGCGCGCACCGTGTGCTTGTCCTACGGCACCACCGCGACCATCACTAGCACCCGCTCGCGCTATTTGGAAATCGTCCCGCTGATCCCGCCATATCCCTCGGCCGTGCCCGATCAGTACAACTGCGAAGTGATGATCTATCGCGGCTACTGGATGGTCAGCTGGTTCAAGAACGAATTCGGCCTGCGCGAAATGCAGCAGGCAAAAGAGCAGGGCATCGAACCGGAGCAACTGTTCGACGCACTGGTCGACGAAGTGCCGCCGGGCTCGATGGGTTTGATGCTGCAACCCTACTGGTCACCGGGCATCCGCGAACCGGGCGTGGAAGCCAAAGGCGCGATGATCGGCTTCGGCGACGTACACACCCGCGCGCACATCTACCGGGCGATTCTCGAAGGCCTGGCCTACGCGCTGCGCCAGGGCATGGAGAACATCGAGCGACGTTCAAAGGTCTCGATCCAGCGCCTGCGCGTGGCCGGCGGCGGCTCACAAAGTGACGCCGCCATGCAACTGACCGCCAACATCTTCGGCCTGCCGGCCGAGCGTCCGCATGTGTATGAAGCGTCAGGGTTAGGGGCGGCGATTTGCTGTGCGGTGGGGTTGGGGTTGCATCGGGATTTTCCATCGGCCATTGCGGCGATGACACGGGTTGGAGCGGTTTTCACACCGCAGCCTGAGGCGCAGAAGGTTTATGAGCAGTTGTACAGAGAGGTGTATTTGCGCATGTACCGGCAGCTCAAACCGCTGTATCAAAGCATCCGCAAAATCACCGGGTATCCTGAATAG
- a CDS encoding methyl-accepting chemotaxis protein, with the protein MNSWFGNISVNMKLGLGFGLVLALTCILALTGWTSLGGLIDRSNWMSDITQLNAGLTKLRVVRLQYMLTNGDETAAQNVQTTLESFAAQQQALISKFKSPENVKLLKQQAATIAEYQTSLNKMRNAYRTGNSARDTMSANAQTAYNLIESISQRVQQMELSDQRFEQFQAVTAAKEAFILARYEVRGYTATSNAETEQKAVGQIDAAIASLKPLNAQFASTQQDALRQLETALTSYRSALMAYKNANADAVQARKEMTDQGNTIVALSEQLYQIQLDRRDAESAQARTFQLISTLLALLVGVIAAVIITRQITRPLQETLAVVERIASGDLTQNVTVTRRDELGVLQQGIARMGVTLRDLISGIRDGVTQIASAAEELSAVTEQTSAGVNSQKVETDQVATAMHEMTATVQEVARNAEEASQAAAAADGEAREGDKVVNEAIAQIERLASEVVRSTEAMSVLQQESDKIGSVMDVIKAVAEQTNLLALNAAIEAARAGEAGRGFAVVADEVRGLAQRTQKSTEEIEGLVAGLQNGTQQVSAVMNNSRALTDSSVALTRKAGASLENITRTVSNIQSMNQQIAAAAEQQSAVAEEISRSIINVRDVSEQTAAASDETAASSVELARLGGQLQQMVSHFRV; encoded by the coding sequence ATGAATAGCTGGTTCGGTAACATCAGCGTGAACATGAAACTCGGCCTGGGCTTCGGCCTGGTGCTGGCCCTGACCTGCATTCTGGCGCTGACCGGCTGGACCAGCCTCGGCGGCCTGATCGACCGCAGCAACTGGATGAGCGACATCACCCAGCTCAATGCCGGCCTGACCAAACTGCGCGTGGTGCGCCTGCAGTACATGCTGACCAATGGCGACGAAACCGCCGCGCAGAATGTGCAGACCACCCTCGAAAGTTTCGCCGCTCAGCAGCAGGCGCTGATCAGCAAATTCAAGAGTCCGGAGAACGTCAAACTGCTCAAGCAGCAGGCCGCGACCATCGCTGAATACCAGACCTCGCTGAACAAAATGCGTAACGCCTATCGCACCGGCAACAGCGCGCGCGACACTATGAGCGCCAACGCCCAGACCGCCTACAACCTGATCGAATCGATCAGCCAGCGCGTGCAGCAGATGGAGTTGAGCGATCAGCGTTTCGAGCAGTTCCAGGCGGTCACTGCGGCGAAGGAAGCGTTCATCCTCGCGCGCTATGAAGTGCGTGGTTACACCGCGACCAGCAATGCCGAGACCGAGCAGAAAGCCGTCGGCCAGATCGACGCGGCCATCGCCAGTCTCAAGCCACTGAACGCGCAATTTGCCTCGACTCAGCAGGACGCCTTGCGCCAATTGGAAACCGCGCTGACCAGCTATCGCAGCGCGTTGATGGCGTACAAGAACGCCAACGCCGATGCCGTGCAGGCGCGTAAGGAAATGACCGATCAGGGCAACACCATCGTCGCCCTGAGCGAGCAGCTGTACCAGATCCAGCTTGATCGCCGTGATGCTGAAAGCGCCCAGGCGCGCACCTTCCAGTTGATCAGCACGTTGCTGGCGCTGCTGGTTGGCGTGATTGCTGCGGTGATCATCACCCGTCAGATCACCCGGCCGTTGCAGGAAACCCTGGCCGTGGTCGAGCGCATCGCCAGCGGCGACCTGACTCAGAATGTCACCGTCACCCGCCGCGACGAACTCGGCGTGTTGCAGCAAGGCATCGCGCGCATGGGTGTGACTCTGCGTGATTTGATCAGTGGCATCCGCGATGGCGTCACCCAGATTGCCAGCGCCGCTGAAGAGTTGTCGGCCGTAACCGAGCAGACCAGTGCTGGCGTGAACAGCCAGAAGGTCGAGACCGATCAGGTCGCCACGGCCATGCACGAAATGACTGCCACCGTGCAGGAAGTTGCGCGCAATGCCGAAGAAGCGTCGCAAGCCGCTGCCGCTGCGGATGGTGAGGCCCGTGAAGGCGACAAGGTGGTGAATGAGGCCATCGCGCAGATCGAGCGTCTGGCCAGTGAAGTGGTGCGTTCGACCGAAGCGATGAGCGTGCTGCAACAGGAAAGCGACAAGATTGGTAGCGTCATGGACGTGATCAAGGCTGTTGCCGAACAGACCAACCTGCTCGCGCTCAACGCCGCGATCGAAGCCGCGCGTGCCGGTGAAGCCGGGCGCGGATTTGCCGTGGTTGCGGATGAGGTGCGTGGTTTGGCCCAGCGTACGCAGAAGTCCACCGAGGAAATCGAAGGTCTGGTCGCCGGTCTGCAGAACGGCACCCAGCAGGTTTCGGCAGTGATGAACAACAGCCGCGCCCTGACCGACAGCAGCGTCGCCCTGACGCGCAAGGCCGGCGCCTCGCTGGAAAACATCACCCGCACAGTGTCGAACATCCAGTCGATGAACCAGCAGATTGCTGCGGCGGCTGAACAGCAAAGTGCAGTGGCTGAAGAGATCAGCCGCAGCATCATCAACGTCCGCGACGTGTCCGAGCAGACCGCAGCGGCGAGTGATGAGACGGCAGCGTCGAGTGTTGAGCTGGCGCGGTTGGGTGGTCAGTTGCAGCAGATGGTCAGCCACTTCCGCGTTTGA
- a CDS encoding histidine phosphatase family protein: MELRLSLFGVKRSIDLSALARFRDAWVVLAASILVIPLTLWLLAPNAVPDLAHGNLAGAQALATGWAKGEMIVLVRHVERCDHSKAACLSGSDGITDRSRSVAVAVGARFEQLGLADADIYNSPSMRTVQTAGYMFNHAARGDDWLINCRGRMLQDALAHKAPGRNLVLVTHSECMAQIEKDLKVPASNMGYGASLFISAASPSAPKMLGFIEASDWRTVTTR, from the coding sequence GTGGAATTGAGACTGAGTCTGTTCGGCGTCAAACGCTCGATCGATCTGAGCGCTCTGGCGCGTTTTCGCGATGCATGGGTGGTGCTGGCGGCATCGATTTTGGTGATCCCGCTGACCCTGTGGTTGCTGGCGCCGAACGCCGTGCCGGATCTGGCCCACGGTAATCTGGCGGGTGCGCAAGCTTTAGCGACGGGGTGGGCCAAGGGCGAGATGATCGTGCTGGTGCGCCACGTCGAACGTTGCGATCACTCCAAAGCGGCGTGCCTGAGCGGCAGTGACGGCATCACCGACCGCTCGCGCAGTGTCGCCGTGGCAGTCGGTGCTCGTTTCGAACAACTGGGCCTGGCCGACGCTGATATCTATAACAGCCCGTCAATGCGCACCGTGCAGACTGCCGGCTATATGTTCAACCATGCCGCCAGGGGCGATGACTGGTTGATCAACTGCAGAGGCCGCATGTTGCAGGATGCCCTGGCGCACAAGGCCCCCGGGCGTAACCTGGTTCTGGTGACCCACAGCGAGTGCATGGCGCAGATCGAAAAAGACCTGAAAGTGCCGGCCTCGAACATGGGGTACGGCGCGTCCCTGTTCATATCCGCGGCCAGCCCGTCTGCACCGAAGATGCTCGGCTTCATTGAAGCTTCCGACTGGCGCACGGTGACTACCCGATGA
- a CDS encoding restriction endonuclease: MSVPTYDQFIEPILRFLSVHPEGATASEAHEAAAQALGLSEAQRQETIASGQATYKNRSGWAHDRLKRAGYSSSAKRGYWQLTDTGRAFAQANPAPLSAELVEHLAVNFMSVKLKTAPDAASLDESTDTSMPIASTELATSSPQERLNQAILELRTSVAGDLLDSLLQASPTRFEHIVLDVLHSLGYGANRQALQQVGGSGDGGIDGVISLDALGLEKVYVQAKRWQNTVGRPDLQAFYGALAGQKAKRGVFITTSGFTAQAVDFARSVEGLVLVDGERLVNLMLDHDVGISSQLYKVPRLDSDYFDESLG; this comes from the coding sequence ATCTCCGTCCCGACCTACGACCAGTTCATTGAGCCCATCCTGCGGTTTCTCTCGGTTCATCCGGAAGGTGCCACCGCATCCGAGGCCCACGAAGCGGCCGCACAGGCATTGGGCCTGAGCGAAGCACAGCGGCAAGAGACCATCGCCAGCGGTCAGGCTACCTACAAGAACCGTTCAGGCTGGGCGCATGATCGGCTGAAGCGCGCCGGCTACTCCAGCAGCGCAAAGCGTGGCTATTGGCAGTTGACCGACACCGGCCGCGCATTTGCTCAGGCCAACCCTGCCCCGTTGAGCGCAGAACTGGTCGAGCATCTGGCCGTGAATTTCATGAGCGTGAAACTGAAGACGGCACCGGATGCGGCCTCACTGGATGAGAGCACCGACACTTCAATGCCGATTGCATCGACAGAGCTAGCTACGAGCAGCCCACAGGAACGCCTGAACCAAGCCATCCTTGAGCTGCGCACGAGCGTAGCGGGCGACTTGCTGGACAGCCTGCTGCAAGCGAGCCCGACCCGCTTCGAACATATCGTGCTCGACGTGCTGCACAGCTTGGGCTACGGCGCCAACCGTCAGGCGCTGCAGCAAGTCGGTGGCAGCGGCGATGGCGGCATTGATGGCGTGATTTCGCTGGACGCGCTCGGGCTGGAAAAGGTTTACGTGCAGGCCAAGCGCTGGCAGAACACCGTCGGCCGTCCCGACCTGCAGGCGTTCTATGGCGCCCTCGCCGGACAAAAAGCCAAACGTGGCGTATTCATCACCACTTCCGGCTTTACCGCTCAAGCCGTTGACTTCGCGCGCTCGGTCGAGGGGTTGGTGTTGGTCGATGGCGAACGACTGGTCAACCTGATGCTTGACCACGACGTGGGCATCAGCTCGCAGCTTTACAAGGTTCCCAGGCTCGACAGCGATTACTTTGACGAATCGCTCGGATGA
- a CDS encoding transcriptional regulator has protein sequence MLELMTFVGRSNRSKFREQVLAPLLASGVVEMTVPDKPNSSKQRYRLTAVGRALKAAPSND, from the coding sequence GTGCTCGAGCTGATGACCTTCGTCGGACGCAGCAACCGCAGCAAGTTTCGCGAGCAGGTCTTGGCCCCACTACTGGCGAGTGGCGTGGTCGAGATGACCGTTCCAGACAAGCCCAACAGCAGCAAACAACGCTATCGCCTGACAGCGGTCGGCCGAGCGCTGAAGGCTGCCCCCTCGAACGACTGA
- a CDS encoding AAA family ATPase: protein MRRAPVEQDSIEDLKQLIHAVGEGNIRGLSSRTTDEQYEIYELNYLRAELTIDLLDPLVINRLRDTYFDPVRLFWKLYKLQLLGVGWWPTDIRKVLRNDSLNGNVKKPLKSKLPLTVSELVLSDGESFAPVDDLSDGEAQLLHTIGAVKLFADTESLFLFDEPETHLNPSWRTRYHLDFEQAGRSLTTSQALISSHSPFLISSLHREAVFHFEKVDDQSTMSSPTSETFGASFEVLIKNFWPALCNIANRS from the coding sequence ATGCGGCGCGCTCCCGTTGAGCAAGACAGTATCGAAGATCTCAAACAGCTCATCCATGCGGTGGGAGAAGGGAACATACGAGGCCTATCCAGCCGCACTACGGATGAGCAGTACGAAATTTACGAACTTAACTATCTGCGAGCCGAACTCACGATAGACCTCTTGGATCCATTAGTAATCAACAGACTCAGAGATACATATTTCGATCCAGTCCGTCTTTTTTGGAAGCTTTATAAGCTGCAATTACTAGGCGTAGGATGGTGGCCTACAGATATCCGCAAAGTTTTGCGAAACGACTCTTTAAATGGGAATGTAAAAAAGCCACTTAAGAGCAAGCTACCACTTACGGTGTCCGAGCTAGTGCTTTCTGATGGTGAAAGCTTTGCACCAGTCGACGATTTGAGCGATGGTGAAGCTCAGCTGCTTCATACGATCGGTGCCGTAAAGCTATTTGCCGATACCGAGTCATTGTTCCTATTTGACGAACCCGAGACGCATCTGAATCCTAGCTGGCGTACTCGATATCACCTTGACTTTGAACAAGCAGGCCGCAGCCTAACTACATCACAGGCATTAATCTCATCGCACTCACCGTTCTTGATTTCATCCCTGCATCGCGAAGCTGTCTTTCACTTTGAAAAAGTTGATGATCAGTCAACCATGTCATCACCAACTAGCGAGACTTTCGGTGCTTCATTCGAAGTACTGATAAAAAATTTTTGGCCTGCGCTCTGCAATATCGCAAACCGCAGTTGA
- a CDS encoding restriction endonuclease subunit S: MSGELPAGWTSFTLAHIGGVTGGKTPSKANPEFWSSPDVPWISPKDMKKNLLESSEDRISQIAVNEAGMTLYPAGAVLIVTRSGILQHTLPVALAGVELTVNQDVKVIRPIEGIDPKFLFYLIKNFGGKILSACVKEGTTVQSIDSSKLEAFQLPLPPAIEQSRIVQKIDELLAQVDTLKARIDAMPALLKRFRQSVLAAAVSGRLTEEWRKEQNLSCPKSKKFEDLLKDKNKLSYGVLKPGDTASDGVPMVRVMDIGEWGQIDQSNIYKISKPLADEFKRTILEKDDILLSVMATIGRAAITPESLVGGNVNRAIAVIKLGHEITSEFAFFQIMSPQFQSAFVEKQLGSAQKRINLSDLREFIVPLPEISEQHEVVRRIQQLFAFADQLEARVASATIYIDNLTQSILSKAFSGKLVPQDPCNEPASELLARIQAQRSAAKAKAIRGRINI, translated from the coding sequence ATGAGTGGCGAACTGCCGGCAGGCTGGACGAGCTTCACTTTGGCACATATTGGCGGTGTTACAGGCGGCAAGACCCCTTCAAAAGCAAATCCTGAATTCTGGTCTAGCCCTGATGTGCCTTGGATATCACCCAAGGACATGAAGAAAAACCTGCTGGAGAGCTCCGAAGACAGGATTTCTCAAATAGCGGTAAACGAGGCCGGAATGACGCTCTATCCAGCCGGAGCAGTCTTGATAGTTACCCGTAGCGGTATTCTTCAGCATACGCTTCCAGTTGCTCTGGCGGGTGTCGAGTTGACAGTCAATCAAGACGTCAAGGTTATCCGTCCCATTGAGGGCATAGACCCTAAATTTTTGTTTTATTTAATCAAAAACTTCGGTGGAAAAATTCTATCAGCGTGCGTCAAAGAGGGAACGACTGTTCAGAGCATCGACTCTTCCAAGCTAGAAGCCTTCCAGCTCCCCTTACCGCCAGCTATTGAACAAAGCCGAATCGTCCAGAAAATTGACGAACTACTAGCACAGGTCGACACCCTTAAAGCACGCATCGACGCCATGCCTGCCCTCCTCAAACGCTTTCGTCAATCCGTGCTCGCTGCTGCGGTTTCCGGACGGCTGACGGAAGAATGGCGCAAAGAGCAAAACCTCTCCTGCCCCAAAAGTAAAAAATTCGAAGACTTACTCAAAGACAAGAACAAGCTCTCTTATGGAGTATTAAAACCCGGCGACACGGCTTCTGACGGCGTCCCCATGGTTAGAGTTATGGACATTGGTGAGTGGGGACAAATAGATCAATCCAACATCTATAAAATATCAAAACCCCTTGCAGATGAATTCAAAAGAACCATACTAGAAAAAGACGACATCTTGCTTTCGGTAATGGCGACCATTGGGCGAGCTGCTATTACTCCAGAGTCCTTAGTAGGCGGCAATGTCAACAGGGCCATTGCCGTTATAAAACTAGGCCACGAAATAACCTCAGAATTTGCTTTCTTCCAGATAATGTCACCCCAATTCCAGTCTGCATTTGTTGAGAAACAATTGGGATCTGCACAAAAACGTATAAACCTATCGGACTTACGTGAATTTATTGTTCCGCTACCGGAAATTTCGGAACAACATGAGGTCGTACGCCGCATCCAGCAACTATTTGCATTCGCCGATCAACTGGAAGCCCGAGTCGCCTCAGCTACGATTTATATCGACAATCTGACTCAGAGCATTCTATCCAAAGCTTTCAGCGGCAAGCTGGTACCGCAAGACCCGTGCAACGAGCCCGCCAGTGAACTGCTCGCTCGCATCCAAGCCCAGCGTTCCGCCGCAAAGGCTAAGGCCATTCGCGGAAGGATTAATATCTGA